The Aptenodytes patagonicus chromosome 18, bAptPat1.pri.cur, whole genome shotgun sequence genome includes the window AACTGTCCCATGGGTCACCCCAGCTTGGGAGATGATGCTGCCTTTCTCCCGTGGGAGAGATCCCCCACCGAGGACATCCCAGGGGGTTCTGGGGAGTGGGTGGCACGGGGGTCCCGGGGCAGACGTACTGTAGAGCAGCACCATGGTGGAGGAGCCGGTGCTCTTGGAGATCTGGGTGGCCACCAAGGCGTACTCCTCGTAGTTGGTCTCCACCACATGGATGTCGTGCTTGCTGCCCCAGCCTGCAGGGGACGGGGAGGACATGGCTCAGCTCCGGGCACCGAGCCAGCCCCGAGGCATTCCGgtgagggcaggagcagggacaggtggcagcggggccgggctgggagctgggggcaCATCAGCGACTGCCCCACAGGAGGATGGGATGGGAGCTGGGCACTCACGTGGGCTGGTGTAGCTGAACCGCCCCGGCTGCTCCGTCTTGGTGTAAAGGCTGTTCCTCTTTTCGCACTGGTCACCCCTGGGGAGCACAGCACGAGGATGTCAGAGGGGACTGTGGGGATGCTCTAGCCCACACACAGCCCCAGGCATGGCACCAGTGCCCACCACCCCAGCCCGGGATGGGGGACCACACCCTGCTcacccacccccctccccatgccCATACTTGGGGTAGGTGGAGGTGACTTCCAGGTTCCCATCTGCGGTGGCGGAGATGACCGTGGTGCACATCTTCATCAAGTGCTTCTTCTCCTTGAACCAGTTGGAGTTGGAGGCCAGGCCGATGCTGTACCATCTCCCCGTGAGCTGCACACAACCTCCACTCAGTCGCCAGCCGGGTGCAGATCCCGTCTCGCCCCTCGGcagcccaccagccccagcccaggccacctccccctcccctgccagccTGCGCCCCGCGGCAGGATGGCATCCTGGGGTTCTCGTCCCCCAGGGAGCTGCTACAGCTCTCGGCGTCCACGAAACCCAGCGGCCAGGAGAGCCCTGGTTTACGACGTGCCCTTCACTGCCCGGTACTCGAGgtgtttccttcctcttcaccCCAAGCTCAGGGAGGGGGTGACAGGACCGCCTGGCTCTGAGATGCCATTTGCATCCCATCCGGGGGCATGTCAGGACCCCGGGGCCAGCACAGCTCATCCCAGCCTGGTCCCCGGCGCCACCGGCTCAGTGCACCCAGAGGGGAGATGTCAGCCTTGGAGATGGGCTGTGCTGGGACCACTCTGGTAGAACATGCCATCCCCCATCCTTGCAGGACGTGTCTCCATccccatcacctccctggggtgGCTGTGTCCCTCAGAACCCCTCCGGGGGCTCCCTTGAGGAGCAGGCAGCGTGGCCCCTGCCCCGGCTCGGTGGGACCCCAGGGCTGTGGGCCAGGTCCCCAGCgtgcagctgggctgggactgTCCTGCTCTGGGTCCGGCCCAtcatggggagaggaaggggagtgCAAGCATCCTGAGCATGCCAGCACCCgggggctgggagggcagaggggtgcaTGGGACCCCCCCGCACAGCAGCCCTTGTTTGTTTGGGACCCTGGGTTGGGGGTGGACGGGgtctgtgttggggggggggggtccatgGCCCATCTCTGTGCTGCCTGTCAAACTGAGCTTGCTTTTCTCAGTCCCCCCTATAAAATCCCTGTGCATCTACACCCACCCCACAGCACAGGAGGTGGCCCGGCCCTGTGCCTACTCGGTCCTGTCCCACAAGCTGGAGCCTGGATCCTGCACCCCGTCCAGAGCCACCGAACCCaggccccaggggctccccagggaCGGGGGGCTGCGGGTGCACCGgcctccctgccccctcccagtgccAGGGCCAGCCTGGCCCCAAATCCACCTGCAACACTACCTCCGCACATTTTCATGGCGAggacccccaaaacaccccaaaccccCACGCAGGTGATGCCGGCCGGGCTGGGTCACCTTGTCCTGCTGGAAGTCGGTTTGCACGGGAACGCTGTCCTGCGCGTGCAGTGCCCcgagcagggccagccccaggacGCCGAGCAGTGTGGCGTGCATGTCTACcgctgagccgagccgagcgaGAGGAGCGGGAAGAGTGCTGCAGTGCTGGAGAGTCAGCAAGCCCCTATTTATGGGCAGGCTCTGCGGTGGCCCCAGGggggccagccctgcctcccccccccttGCCGTTATGCAAGCAAGAGCAGGGGTGAGCGCCGAAGCCAAAGGGCAGGCGGGGGAACCTGCAAATGTTTCTCTTCTGTTGATATGACATGTTTGCTTCGGGGTGCCAAACTGCTCCACAGCAAAAACACAGCTTGCAGCCAGCACGGTGGCTGTCCCTGCCCCCAGCGCTGCAGAGCCCAGGGCcggtgcaggcagctggggctgcccgcaggcacaggcaGGGGGCCAGGACCAGGGGCCAGGGCTTGCTGGCTGCCCCGTCCTTGCAGGATGGCCTCACTCTGACTCAGAGAGGGGCCCAAGCGAGGTGGAGGGAATGTCAAGTGCGTGCCAGGTCCCAATCCAATCCATGGGACTCGTGGACACTTTCGGGTGCTCTTGCGGTAGCCCCTGCCTTGCCCTGACCCAAGTCCCTGCATCACCAGAGGAAGGTTCTCGGCTGGCCCCACCACCCATCGGGGTGCGTCCCACCAAGGTGGAGCTCCAGTGCACCCTGATGGcgagctgggggggctgggggtgttgGGGGGGAGCCAGACCCCAGCCTCAGGCAGCCCCAATGCCCAGCTCCCTGGGATCCAGCACGCAGCCAGATGGACCCCCTGTGCTTCATCCCCCCATGCCACCCTGCACCCTTTGCCAGGAGGGGCTGGGAGACATCCTCCCCCTTGGTTTGGGGTCACCAGCAGGTGCTGAGCTGCCCCCCCCTTAATTTGGGGACACCCTGAGCACCCGCAGGGTGAGGGCTGGGGATGAACACTGGGTGTCAGCAGCAGCACCCATGGGTCTGGCACGGTTTGGGCAAGGCTGGCCatgccaggcagagcagcagcctggcGGCTCTCCCCACGGCACAGCCCTGCCAAGGTGCTTTACGTAAGGAGTGTGTTTTTACAACAGCTGGTTTTTTCCTCTGGCAGCCCACCCTGCCCACCCGTCCCGGCACATTCCCTTCCCCGCGCCCAGCTGCGAGCTCGGCCTGCCCCTGCACACCATGAGCCGGGGGCTGGGCCGGCCCCAGCGCCGCggatttattaaaacaaaacaaaagctgagcCAGGCAGGACCGCGCATCACGAGAGCCTGGCTGGGGCCCCCCTACACgctgggctgggggctcagcCCCTGTCTGAGCCCACCgctggggtgcagggtgctgggaggAGCTCTCTCCATCGGGCATCAGAGGCActgagcacccatgggtgtcaCTGTAATCCTGCACTGGGGCAGGGGCACAAAGCCCCCCCCCACTGCCTGGGTGTCCCCGGCTCTCTGCCCTGCCCAGGCGGCAGCAGGGGGTGCCCAGGAGGTGCCCGCTTTCCTGGCTCTCCTGGGGGTGGCAAAGCTGGGGGTCAGCCCAAGGATCTGGGTGGCAAAGCTGGGTGCAAGCTTAGGAGCATGGGAGCACGTGGGGGCACACGGAGGCACCGGTGGGGGCGTGGGGCAGGCTGAGCCCgtggccggggctggggggcacggGCAGGATGGAGGTACTCGGGCTGTGGATCACCACGGTGCCTGGACACAGACCCTTAGGCACAACCCGGGCGTTTGCACCCCAGAAATGGGTTCATGCCATATAAACgtgggctgggctgagccggggtgcgggggggtccttggggagcagcccagctccccagggcaggagggcagggctcTCCGCTCGCGTCCCATCGCCCTGCCATGGCTCCACCACAGTGCAGCCACTTCTGGGGTGCAGGTGGGTGCAGGGCAGAAAGTGAGCCAGATCCGTAACAGCCTGACTCTGCCAGGCTCAGCCAGGCAGCCTGGGGGGTCTGCGAGCGTGGCTGGACACGACTGTCCCACATGGGGACAGGGGCTGGCTTCAGGCGAGTCACGTGGCGGTCCCTTACATAAGTCCCTGATAAACAACATGTGTTACCAGTTTCCGCAAAGATTGCAAAACGCCAGCGCTGGGGGCAGAGGGCTGCTCCCCACCCTGGGGGCTGCGGGGTGGCCGAGGCACCgcaccagcctgctgctgggggctgctccccatcccctcctaCCG containing:
- the LOC143168704 gene encoding lipocalin-like; protein product: MHATLLGVLGLALLGALHAQDSVPVQTDFQQDKLTGRWYSIGLASNSNWFKEKKHLMKMCTTVISATADGNLEVTSTYPKGDQCEKRNSLYTKTEQPGRFSYTSPRWGSKHDIHVVETNYEEYALVATQISKSTGSSTMVLLYSRTKELSPERLERFTQFSREQGLTDEEILILPRTDKCMADAA